DNA sequence from the Pseudomonadota bacterium genome:
CTCGACGCCGCGCTCTCGTCCGTGACGCCCGCCCAGCGGCAGCGCTACCTCACCGCCGGCCACGCCCCCGCCGTGCTCAACGACCGAGCGGTCTCGAGCGGACCGGCCTGGCTGAGCTCAGGCGTTCTCGACGCAAAGCACGCCACCGTGCAGTCGAGCGTTCTCGACACGGGGCCCAACGCCCCCTTCGGCACGAACGACATGCACTACGTGAAGGCCCTCGCACCAGACGCGGCCATCGAGTGGGTTCTGGTGGACGGATTGCGCGGGGCCTAGTGCTGCGCCTGCGCAGCACGCCCATCAGGCTTGACGACGGGCCGCGGCCATCGCGGCCCTCGTGCTGCGCAGCACGAACAGGCCACCTCGGCGGGAGGTTGCAGGGTGCGGTGCGAACATGCCTGCACCCTGGAGCTATCGCTCCAAGCCGATCAGGAGCCCCGCGTGCAGATCGACTACCCCCTCGACGGCTTCTTCGACGAGGTGTTCAGCGCACCGCACCACCCCCGTCCCCACTACCAGAGCCTCATCCGCCGGCTGGGCGAGCTCACCGAGCGCGACCTGAACCAGCGCGAGCTGCTGCGTGACGAATCGTTCCGCATGCTGGGCATCACGTTCACCCTCGGGAGCGACCTCGAGCGCCCCTTCCCCATGGACCTCTTCCCGCGGGTCATCCCGGCCCGCGAGTGGACGCGCCTCGAGCAGGGCCTCATACAGCGGGTGCGCGCCCTCAACGCCTTCATCGATGACGTGTACAACGAGCGCCACGCGCTGCACGACGGAATCGTGCCCTGGTCGCTGGTGCTCTCGTGCAAGGGCTATCGACGACAGATGTGCGGCTACTCGCCGCCGGGCGGCGTGTGGGCGCACGTGGCCGGCATCGACCTGGTGCGCGACATCAACGGCGAGTACCGCGTTCTCGAAGACAACCTGCGCGTCCCGAGCGGCGTGTCGTATGTTCTCGAGAACCGCGGCGCCATGAGCCGCGTCTTCCCCCGCCTCTTCACCGATGGCTACAAGGTGCGACCGGTCGACGTGTACCCGACGGCCCTTCGTCGCGCGCTGGGCAGCGTGTCGACGCGAGGCCGCACCGATCCGGTGGTGGTCTCGCTCACGCCTGGCATCTACAACTCGGCCTACTTCGAGCACGTGTTCCTGGCACGCCAGATGGGCATCGAGCTGGTGGAGGGGCGAGACCTCGTCGTGCTCGACCACTCGGTGTTCATGCACACCACCCACGGACTGCAGCGGGTCGATGTCATCTACCGTCGCATCGATGACGACTTCCTCGATCCGGTGGCCTTCCGCCCCGACTCGGTGCTGGGCGTGCCGGGCCTGCTGTCGGCGATTCGCGCGGGCAACGTCACGGTGGCCAACGCAATCGGCACAGGCGTGGCCGACGACAAGGCCATCTACGCCTTCATCCCCGATCTGATCAAGTACTACCTGGGCGAGAAGCCCATCATCAAGAACGTGCCCACCTACCTGCTCGAAGATCCGTCGCAGCGCGAGCACGTTCTGGCGCGCCTCGATCAGCTGGTGGTGAAGGCCGTGGGCGAGGCTGGCGGCTACGGCATGCTCATCGGCCCGAAGGCGAGCGACAAGGACATCGCCGACTTCCGCCGCAAGATCGTGGCCGATCCGCGAAACTACATCGCGCAAGAGGTGGTGCAGCTGTCGCGCGCCCCCGTCTACAACGGCGGCCGCGTGTACCCGGCCCACATCGATCTGCGGCCGTTCGTGGTCACGGGCTCGCAAGGTTCGTTCGTGCTGCCAGGGGGCCTGACGCGCGTGGCGCTGGTGGAGGGCTCGCTGGTGGTGAACTCGTCACAGGGCGGCGGCTCGAAGGACACGTGGGTGCTCGAACGCTCGAATGTGTCGACAGCCACGCCATCACGGCCCACGGTTCTCGAACCGGCCGGGCGCGGGAGGTCTTGATGCTCGCACGCATCGCCGAGAACATCTACTGGCTGGGTCGCTACGTGGAACGGGTCGATGACATGCTCCGCCTGCTCGAGGTGCAGGAGGAGACCGGCGGGAGGTCTGCGGCCTCGAAGGGTCAGGCGCCAGCACCCGCGCCGAGGTGGTGAGCACCCTGCTGCTGGCCGAGACCGATCACTCGATCCGCACGGCCGTGCGCAGGGCGCGAGAGAACGCGCGCATCGTGCGCGACCGCCTCACACTCGAGGTGTGGACCGCGGTGAACGGCTTCTACCTCGGGCTCGAGCGCCGCGCCCAACGCGCCGACCTCAGCCTGCCCGACTCGCTCTACGAGTGGATACGCGAGCGCTGCGACCTGATCTGGGGCGCCATCGACAACACGCTCATCCGCGATGACGGATGGGCATGGCTCAATGCCGGGCGCTATATGGAACGCACCAGCATGACGGCCCGCACCCTGCTCGTCATGGTGCCGCGGCTGTTCGACCTCGACGAAGCCTCCATGCATCGCTGGCTCACCCTCCTGCGGTTCGTGAGCGGAAGCCACGCCTTTCGCCGCGTGTCGAGCGGCCTGGTGCGCTCGAAGGACGTGGTGTCGTTCGTGATGCGCTCCGACGTCTTCCCCCGCTCGCTCACCTACTCGGCCCGCGAGGCTCATCGCGCCCTCTTCTCGGCCGGCCACGACGCCACTCGCGCCGCGCGGCGCCTGCAGCGCCTTCGCGCCGATCTCGACTTCCGCCACGCCGATGAGGTGATGGCGCGCCCTGAAGCGTTGCTGCGCGAGGTTCTCTCCGACCTCGACGCCGTGCACGCCGACCTCCAGGGAGAGATCTTCGGATTGGAGCCGGTGCTTCTCGCCACCGAGTTCAACAGTGCGCTATGAAGTAGAGCATTCAACGGTACTCACCTACGGCGGCGAGGTCGCGCGCAGCTACAACCAGCTGCACCTGCGCCCCCTCGATACCCCCACCCAGCGCCTGCTGCGCTACGACGTGGTGATCGAGCCCACCGCAACACCGCTGCGACACGTCGACGCCTTCGGCAACACGGTGGAGAGCTTCAGCATCTCGACGCCGCACAGCCGCCTGCGCGTGCACACCCGCTCGTCGGTGGAGGTCATCGGTCCTGTCCCGTGCAGCGAGGGCCCCAGCTGGGCCGAGCTCGACCGCCTGCGCACCGAGGGTCCTTGGTTCGAGCTCACCATGCCGAGCCGCTACGTCGATCCGAAGGCAGACTCGGCAACTGCTCGAGCCCTGCGCAGGCACCCCACCCCCGGCGAGGCCGTGCGCGCGCTGGCCGCCCAGATCAAGGCCCGCTTCACCTACGACACGCAGGCGACCTATGTGGGGCGCACGGTGCGGGCCCTGCTGCTCGAGGGGCGCGGCGTCTGCCAGGACTACTCGCACTACTTCTGCAGCGTGGCGCGGGCCGCGGGCATCCCCGCGCAGTACGTGAGCGGCTATCTCGCCACCGAAGACCCGTCGCAAGAGGTGGCCAGCCACGCCTGGGTCGAGGTGGTGTGGCCCACGGGAGGCGTGCTCGAGCTCGACCCCACCAACGGCGAGGCGCGTCGCGACCGACGCATCCGCGTGGCCGTGGGGCGCGACTACGATGACGTGCCCCCGTTGAAGGGTGTGTTCTTCGGGCGCGGCGACCAGAAGCTCGAGGTGAGCATCGCGCTGCGTGCCGACTCTGACAAGACGGTGCGCAAGCCCAACCACAAGGTGCTCGCGCGACGGCGCCTGCGCGAGCACGACGAGTCGGCCCAGCAGCAGCAGCAGCAGCAGCAGTGATGCCCTGAGGCTACCCTGCCTGCACCGGCGGCATCGGGCGGGTGATGCGCGGGGTGACGGTCTCTTCGAGGGGGATGAAGACGCGGAACACGCTCCCCTTGCCGAGGGTGCTCTCGACCTCGACCCGCCCGTGATGCGCCTCGGCGAGCGCCTTCACGATGGCCAGCCCCAGGCCGCTCCCCCCAGTGGAGCGGGCCCGCGCCGAGTCGATGCGATAGAAGCGATCGAAGAGGCGCGGCAGGTGCTCGGCGGCGATGCCGATGCCGTCGTCGCGCACCTCGACAACGCCCATGTCGTCGCGCTGCCCCACACTCACGACGATGTTCCCGCCGTGCTCGGTGTAGCGCAAGGCGTTGCCGATGAGGTTCACGAGCACCTGGCGCAGGCGCTCCGGATTTCCGAGCACCAGGGGTTCAGCCCCACCATCGTCCATCGACAGGGTGCGATGGACGGCCAGCACCCGCATCTTATCGACGGTCTCGCGAGCCAGCACATCGAGTCGCACCGGCTCGAGGCGCAGCGGCGTGCTCTGTGTCTTCGAGAGCAGCGAGAGATCTTCGACGAGGGTGATCAGGCGCGCGATCTCGCGCTCGGTCTCTTCGGCCACCTCTCGCCGCGTCTCTTCGTCGAGGGGCTTGCCCAGCAGATCGACGTTGGTGCGGATGACCGTGAGCGGATTGCGAAGCTCGTGCGAGGTATCGGCGAGCATGAGGCGCTGCGCTTCGAGTATGCCTTCGAGGCGCTCGACCCCCTTGTTGAACGCGCGAGCGATGCGCGCCGCGTCATCGACCTCGCTCTGGCTGATCTCGACGCGCTTCGAGGCGTCACCCGACGCGACGATCTCCTCCGCGGTACGCACAACCCGGCGCAGCAGCGCGACCTGGGCGCGCGCGCGATGCACGACCACCGCGAGGGTGATCAGGCTGAGCACGGTGACGGCGGTGAGTACCTGCACAGACATCACGGCTCAGCCCTCGCGCAGGGCGTACCCCACGCCGCGCACGGTCTGGATGAGCCGCGGGAGCCCGTCGACCTCGAGCTTCTGTCGCAGGCTCTTGACGTTCACGTCGATGATGTTCGACTCGCCCATGTGGTCAGAGCCCCACACCGCCGCGAAGATCTGATCGCGATTGAGCACCTGGCGCGGATTGCGCAAGAGATACGCCAGCAGGTCGAACTCGCGCTGCGAGAGCGCAATGGCCGTCGTACCGCGAAAGACCTCTCGCGTGCCGAGATCGAGGCGCAGGTCGGCATAGCCGAGCCCCTCGCCTGAGGGGGCGCCATCGACGGGCGCCGCACCAACCCTCGCCCGACGCAGCAGCGCGCGGATGCGGGCCAGCAGCTCTTCAATGGCAAACGGCTTCACCAGGTAGTCGTCGGCCCCGATGGCCAGACCGGTCACGCGATCGGGAACCGTGTCTCGCGCGGTGAGCATC
Encoded proteins:
- a CDS encoding DNA-binding response regulator translates to MPENTPLILFVEDDPAVRSSVRRRLVFEGYRVETAESGPEALEKLGLGPDLVLLDVMLPGFDGFEVTERLRRFSQVPVLMLTARDTVPDRVTGLAIGADDYLVKPFAIEELLARIRALLRRARVGAAPVDGAPSGEGLGYADLRLDLGTREVFRGTTAIALSQREFDLLAYLLRNPRQVLNRDQIFAAVWGSDHMGESNIIDVNVKSLRQKLEVDGLPRLIQTVRGVGYALREG
- a CDS encoding transglutaminase family protein, giving the protein MRYEVEHSTVLTYGGEVARSYNQLHLRPLDTPTQRLLRYDVVIEPTATPLRHVDAFGNTVESFSISTPHSRLRVHTRSSVEVIGPVPCSEGPSWAELDRLRTEGPWFELTMPSRYVDPKADSATARALRRHPTPGEAVRALAAQIKARFTYDTQATYVGRTVRALLLEGRGVCQDYSHYFCSVARAAGIPAQYVSGYLATEDPSQEVASHAWVEVVWPTGGVLELDPTNGEARRDRRIRVAVGRDYDDVPPLKGVFFGRGDQKLEVSIALRADSDKTVRKPNHKVLARRRLREHDESAQQQQQQQQ
- a CDS encoding circularly permuted type 2 ATP-grasp protein → MQIDYPLDGFFDEVFSAPHHPRPHYQSLIRRLGELTERDLNQRELLRDESFRMLGITFTLGSDLERPFPMDLFPRVIPAREWTRLEQGLIQRVRALNAFIDDVYNERHALHDGIVPWSLVLSCKGYRRQMCGYSPPGGVWAHVAGIDLVRDINGEYRVLEDNLRVPSGVSYVLENRGAMSRVFPRLFTDGYKVRPVDVYPTALRRALGSVSTRGRTDPVVVSLTPGIYNSAYFEHVFLARQMGIELVEGRDLVVLDHSVFMHTTHGLQRVDVIYRRIDDDFLDPVAFRPDSVLGVPGLLSAIRAGNVTVANAIGTGVADDKAIYAFIPDLIKYYLGEKPIIKNVPTYLLEDPSQREHVLARLDQLVVKAVGEAGGYGMLIGPKASDKDIADFRRKIVADPRNYIAQEVVQLSRAPVYNGGRVYPAHIDLRPFVVTGSQGSFVLPGGLTRVALVEGSLVVNSSQGGGSKDTWVLERSNVSTATPSRPTVLEPAGRGRS
- a CDS encoding alpha-E domain-containing protein, which gives rise to MVSTLLLAETDHSIRTAVRRARENARIVRDRLTLEVWTAVNGFYLGLERRAQRADLSLPDSLYEWIRERCDLIWGAIDNTLIRDDGWAWLNAGRYMERTSMTARTLLVMVPRLFDLDEASMHRWLTLLRFVSGSHAFRRVSSGLVRSKDVVSFVMRSDVFPRSLTYSAREAHRALFSAGHDATRAARRLQRLRADLDFRHADEVMARPEALLREVLSDLDAVHADLQGEIFGLEPVLLATEFNSAL